Proteins encoded together in one Yersinia mollaretii ATCC 43969 window:
- a CDS encoding DNA-binding transcriptional regulator YciT, protein MNPRQQAILQLVNDRKRISVNELAQVTHVSEVTIRQDLNVLEKRGLLKRVHGSAAALESDDVDVRMMTHFAMKQKLAHYAASLVNDGETVFIESGSSNALLAHHLAQRPGITLVTVSGYIARQLKDSACEVILLGGIYQKKSDSMVGPLTQLCLRHVHFSKAFIGIDGYQIDTGFTGRDILRAEVINSVLAKGAENIILSDASKFGLVHQYPLAPLSAISRVITDSRLPADYQQQLMAEGIQVDILSE, encoded by the coding sequence ATGAACCCAAGACAGCAGGCAATTTTACAATTGGTCAATGACCGGAAACGAATCAGCGTCAATGAGTTGGCGCAGGTTACCCATGTCTCTGAGGTGACTATCCGACAGGATCTCAACGTGCTGGAGAAACGAGGCTTACTCAAACGTGTCCACGGTTCAGCGGCGGCCCTTGAGAGCGACGATGTGGATGTCCGCATGATGACCCATTTTGCGATGAAGCAAAAATTGGCCCATTATGCCGCCTCGCTGGTCAATGACGGTGAGACGGTTTTTATCGAAAGTGGCAGTAGCAATGCTCTGCTAGCGCATCATCTGGCTCAACGCCCAGGGATCACACTGGTGACCGTCAGCGGTTACATTGCCCGCCAATTAAAAGATTCTGCTTGTGAAGTCATTCTGCTCGGCGGCATTTATCAGAAAAAAAGTGACAGTATGGTTGGCCCATTGACGCAACTCTGCCTGCGCCATGTCCATTTCAGTAAGGCGTTTATCGGCATTGATGGCTATCAAATCGATACCGGATTTACTGGGCGCGATATATTGCGCGCGGAAGTCATCAATAGCGTGTTAGCCAAAGGTGCTGAGAATATCATTTTGTCCGATGCCTCAAAATTTGGTTTGGTCCATCAATACCCATTAGCGCCGCTATCCGCCATTAGCCGGGTGATCACCGATAGCCGCCTACCCGCTGACTATCAACAGCAGTTGATGGCCGAAGGCATCCAAGTCGATATCCTCAGTGAATAA
- the araD gene encoding L-ribulose-5-phosphate 4-epimerase, which produces MLNELKQQVLTANLALPRHNLVTFTWGNVSAVDRQSGLLVIKPSGVEYDVMTLNDMVVVELDTGKVVEGSKKTSSDTDTHRVLYLNFPQVGGIVHTHSRHATIWSQAGLDLPAWGTTHADYFYGTIPCTRQMTSEEIAGRYEWETGNVIVETFHERGIKPEDVPAVLVNSHGPFAWGSSADNAVHNAVVLEELAYMGIFSRQLNPQLGDMQPQLLDKHYLRKHGKNAYYGQ; this is translated from the coding sequence ATGCTCAACGAACTGAAACAGCAAGTCCTTACCGCTAATCTGGCTCTGCCACGCCATAATTTGGTGACATTCACTTGGGGCAATGTCAGCGCCGTTGATCGACAAAGTGGTTTGCTGGTCATCAAACCTTCCGGCGTGGAATATGATGTGATGACACTGAATGACATGGTGGTCGTGGAGTTGGATACCGGTAAAGTGGTTGAGGGCAGCAAAAAAACCTCGTCAGATACAGATACTCATCGAGTGCTTTACCTTAATTTTCCGCAAGTGGGCGGCATTGTTCATACCCATTCACGCCATGCCACCATTTGGTCGCAAGCTGGGCTGGATTTACCCGCATGGGGCACGACACACGCTGATTACTTCTATGGCACCATTCCCTGTACCCGCCAGATGACCTCCGAGGAGATTGCCGGTCGCTATGAGTGGGAAACGGGCAATGTGATTGTCGAAACATTTCATGAACGGGGTATTAAGCCAGAAGATGTGCCTGCGGTTTTAGTCAATTCGCACGGGCCGTTTGCTTGGGGAAGCAGTGCGGATAATGCGGTTCACAATGCCGTGGTGCTGGAAGAACTGGCCTATATGGGGATTTTCTCCCGCCAATTGAACCCACAATTAGGTGACATGCAACCGCAACTGCTGGATAAACACTATTTGCGTAAACACGGGAAAAATGCTTATTACGGGCAGTAA
- the yciH gene encoding stress response translation initiation inhibitor YciH, translated as MSNDNSRLVYSTGTGRISEPEVKTERPKGDGIVRIQRQTSGRKGKGVSLITGIDGSDDELEKLAAELKKKCGCGGSVKEGVIEIQGDKRDLLKQLLEAKGMKVKLAGG; from the coding sequence ATGAGCAATGATAATAGCCGTCTGGTTTATTCAACTGGCACTGGCCGCATCAGTGAACCTGAGGTTAAGACTGAACGGCCAAAAGGTGATGGTATTGTTCGCATTCAGCGCCAAACCAGTGGTCGCAAAGGAAAAGGCGTCAGTTTGATTACCGGCATTGACGGCAGTGATGACGAGCTAGAGAAACTGGCGGCTGAGCTGAAGAAAAAATGTGGTTGCGGTGGCTCGGTGAAAGAGGGCGTCATTGAGATTCAGGGCGATAAACGCGATCTGTTAAAGCAACTGCTAGAAGCCAAAGGAATGAAAGTTAAGCTGGCGGGTGGCTGA
- the osmB gene encoding osmotically-inducible lipoprotein OsmB: MMNTKRFATAALALTLALSLSACSNMSKRDRNTAIGAGAGAVGGAVLTGSTLGTLGGAAIGGVIGHQVGK; the protein is encoded by the coding sequence ATGATGAACACTAAACGTTTTGCGACCGCTGCATTAGCACTCACGCTAGCCTTATCACTGTCTGCTTGCTCAAACATGTCCAAACGTGACCGTAATACCGCCATTGGTGCCGGTGCGGGTGCGGTAGGTGGTGCGGTACTGACGGGCAGTACGTTAGGGACATTAGGCGGGGCCGCGATTGGTGGGGTTATTGGCCATCAGGTCGGCAAATAA
- the fsa gene encoding fructose-6-phosphate aldolase, giving the protein MELYLDTADVAAVKRLARILPLQGVTTNPSILAKAGKPIWEVLPALRDALGGTGKLFAQVLASDSELMVSEAVLLSQRVPGLVIKVPATAEGLAAIKKLKAMSIPTLGTAVYGAGQGLLSALAGAEYVAPYVNRLDAQGGDGIAMVRELQQLLTLHAPSAKVLAASFRTPRQVLDCLLAGCQSVTIPVDVAELFISTPAVKAAVEQFEQDWQGAFGSAILS; this is encoded by the coding sequence ATGGAGCTTTATCTCGACACCGCAGATGTGGCCGCAGTGAAACGGCTGGCACGTATATTGCCCTTGCAAGGGGTCACCACCAACCCGAGTATTCTGGCAAAAGCAGGTAAACCTATCTGGGAAGTGTTGCCTGCACTACGTGATGCTTTGGGCGGTACGGGCAAACTTTTCGCGCAAGTGTTGGCCAGTGATAGCGAGCTAATGGTGTCTGAAGCGGTACTGTTGTCGCAGCGCGTCCCCGGTTTGGTGATCAAAGTTCCGGCAACTGCTGAGGGGCTGGCGGCGATTAAAAAACTGAAAGCGATGTCGATTCCGACACTCGGCACGGCGGTCTATGGCGCAGGGCAAGGCTTGTTGTCAGCTCTAGCGGGGGCAGAATATGTTGCGCCCTATGTCAATCGGCTAGATGCACAAGGCGGTGATGGCATCGCGATGGTTCGTGAATTGCAACAGTTGCTGACCTTACATGCACCGAGTGCAAAAGTGCTGGCGGCCAGTTTCCGCACCCCACGCCAAGTGCTGGACTGCCTGCTGGCGGGCTGCCAATCAGTCACTATTCCGGTGGATGTGGCTGAGCTATTTATCAGCACACCAGCAGTAAAAGCGGCAGTCGAACAGTTTGAGCAAGATTGGCAGGGGGCATTTGGTTCGGCCATTCTCAGCTAG
- a CDS encoding DUF2164 domain-containing protein, which yields MADIIFTREQTQRMAQKIQRYLEQEHSIELEDFDAEFLLEFISRELGAHYYNQGINDAIAQVEAKVLDITDSVLWLEKPVQD from the coding sequence GTGGCAGACATTATTTTCACGCGTGAGCAAACACAGCGTATGGCGCAGAAAATTCAGCGCTATTTGGAGCAAGAACACAGCATTGAACTGGAGGATTTTGACGCGGAGTTTTTACTCGAATTTATCAGCCGTGAGTTAGGCGCACACTACTACAACCAAGGCATTAATGATGCCATTGCCCAAGTAGAAGCAAAGGTATTGGACATCACTGACTCGGTACTATGGCTGGAAAAACCCGTGCAAGATTGA
- a CDS encoding YbdD/YjiX family protein, which produces MANAGIPFRPRSASASRQITRCIPLVPVVAHPTHLRAWVRLIAQRVAQSFRLMVGVQDYGNYVNHMRRHHPETPPMSERDFHRYCLDARFPSQAGKLGKCPC; this is translated from the coding sequence GTGGCTAATGCAGGTATCCCCTTTCGTCCACGATCCGCAAGTGCGTCGCGCCAGATTACGCGCTGCATTCCGCTGGTGCCGGTGGTCGCTCACCCCACCCATTTGCGGGCCTGGGTGCGCTTGATTGCACAACGCGTGGCGCAGAGTTTTCGGCTGATGGTGGGCGTACAGGATTATGGTAATTATGTGAATCATATGCGCCGCCATCACCCAGAGACACCGCCAATGAGTGAACGGGATTTCCACCGCTACTGTCTGGATGCTCGTTTCCCTAGTCAGGCGGGTAAATTAGGAAAATGCCCTTGTTGA